Proteins from a single region of Runella sp. SP2:
- a CDS encoding RNA polymerase sigma factor, with protein sequence MKKNHPNHTDETTLWIAFKKGDVRAFEQLYNRYFEVLANYGYRLSTDKQQLEDAIQDVFVDVWRRRQHLADVESVKFYLFRALRHQVIRNTRNDLLETSEDINDFLDFLVAFSSEQQSIEQETQVNQTQAVAKAISQLSQRQQEAINLRFYHGMSLDQMTQLMGLSKQSVSNLLFKAYSVLRLTIKGIQPLILLFLQLSRLIN encoded by the coding sequence ATGAAGAAAAACCACCCAAACCATACCGACGAAACAACCCTCTGGATTGCATTCAAAAAAGGCGATGTACGCGCCTTTGAACAATTGTACAACCGCTACTTTGAGGTGTTGGCCAATTATGGCTATCGGTTAAGCACTGACAAACAACAGCTTGAAGACGCCATTCAGGACGTTTTTGTGGATGTGTGGCGGCGCAGGCAGCACCTTGCCGACGTAGAAAGTGTCAAGTTTTATTTATTTCGGGCTTTGCGCCATCAGGTGATCCGAAACACCCGCAACGATTTGCTTGAAACCTCGGAAGACATCAATGATTTTCTTGATTTTTTGGTGGCGTTTTCGTCCGAACAACAATCCATTGAGCAGGAAACCCAAGTCAATCAAACGCAAGCCGTTGCCAAAGCCATTTCTCAATTAAGCCAGCGTCAGCAGGAGGCCATCAACTTACGTTTTTACCACGGCATGAGCCTCGACCAAATGACCCAGCTCATGGGGCTTAGTAAACAGTCGGTCAGCAACTTACTCTTCAAAGCATACAGCGTATTGCGCCTCACTATCAAAGGAATACAGCCACTCATACTGCTTTTTTTACAACTATCCCGCCTTATTAATTAA
- a CDS encoding TonB-dependent receptor: MSNFFTRKEIFYLMKITLTPLLFVCLLTTLSFAENTFGQERLQEKITLHLKNTELKTVLKTIEQKTNVVFSYQKGVLTTNEKLTLDIKDETLESVLQQILTPRQINFQVLRSNKIVLTRRVLGNVPEGLEPKNQPTMFDLQLDQAITGTVTDENGMGLPGVSVLVKGTVRGTSTDAAGKYRIVLASNSEVLVFSFVGYISQEFAIGNQTTLNVSLKPDTKALEEVVVVGYGTQKKKDLTGAIASVDVEATRLQPNTNASQILRGTTAGVQVIDNGRPGQAGTIRIRGINSISANSSPLIVLDGIIYAGGNLADINPNDIETIDILKDASSTAIYGSLATNGVIEITTKKGKSGKPKFTFTTYLGASDYAFLPNYRTPEQYLAARKDAEVAEGGSVPFSVIEQANIAAGKTINPFQEIKQSAPMSNYELNVSGKMDRLSYFFSGAYTDSKSPVRGDNFNRLSSRLNLGVQATDWLKLGINSGYSSRDNSGVRANLLATSYLSPYASLYLEDGVSPTPLPQNWGLVTNPLLGTLLNTNKSITNILFANAYADVTLLEGLTYKLNGGYTRTDSKTFAYSPTYAPINRLGSGSKRHGETQNFTLENIMKYQRRFAQEHSLDLTVLYGIYQLSNQFSFLSSQNIFNDALGYNSLEIGEGYSIDVGATQNRQISSMARLGYSLKSKYFFTLSVRRDGFSAFGEGRKFGTFPSVAFSWNVSDEGFMKDVKKIDFLKLRASWGRNGNRGVSEYSSLSQVGQRNYVFGDGQPVSIGLIPTTLANPNLGWETTESFNIGTDVQAFSSRISASLNFYVSNTFDLLLNQTIPNTNGFEVFLRNIGKTRNKGFELDLKTKNIERGDWGWNTNLAFSLNRNKIVQLTGRDINNDGIEDDDIASGWFIGQPLGSNFDYVFDGIFQEGDDLSLIPGSKPGDIKFKDISGPNGVPDGKITPLDRAVLHSNQPNFNVGITNIVNFKRFSLSSTFNIREGGYSSNSLINPGSNFFDQANFLNTPYWTPSNPINTHPRINYRNPLGYGFYESRSFARLQDVSLSYNFSEALIKKLKIANLQVYVSGKNLFTWTKWNGWDPEFGGGGRDPGTNGPLLKTFIGGINVSF; this comes from the coding sequence ATGTCAAATTTCTTTACCAGAAAAGAGATTTTCTATCTTATGAAAATCACCCTCACCCCCTTGCTGTTTGTTTGTCTGCTGACTACCCTCAGTTTTGCGGAGAATACTTTTGGCCAAGAACGACTGCAAGAAAAAATTACGCTCCATTTGAAAAATACCGAACTAAAAACGGTACTCAAAACCATTGAGCAAAAAACCAATGTCGTTTTTTCTTACCAAAAAGGAGTCCTCACTACCAACGAAAAATTGACCCTCGACATCAAAGACGAAACCTTGGAGTCGGTGTTGCAGCAAATTCTTACCCCGCGTCAAATCAACTTCCAAGTGCTCCGATCCAACAAAATTGTGTTGACGCGTCGGGTTTTGGGAAACGTGCCAGAAGGGTTAGAACCTAAGAATCAACCCACTATGTTCGACCTGCAATTAGACCAAGCCATCACGGGTACAGTTACTGACGAAAACGGAATGGGCTTGCCAGGTGTCAGTGTTTTAGTGAAAGGAACTGTACGCGGTACAAGTACTGACGCCGCAGGAAAATACCGAATTGTTCTTGCTAGTAACAGCGAAGTCTTGGTATTTTCATTTGTGGGGTATATTTCTCAAGAATTTGCCATTGGCAACCAAACCACCCTCAACGTATCGCTCAAGCCCGACACCAAAGCCCTCGAAGAAGTGGTGGTGGTGGGTTATGGAACCCAGAAAAAGAAAGACCTGACGGGAGCCATCGCAAGTGTGGACGTGGAAGCCACCCGATTGCAACCCAACACCAACGCGTCGCAAATCCTGAGAGGAACAACGGCAGGCGTGCAAGTCATTGACAATGGTCGCCCTGGGCAAGCAGGAACGATCCGAATCCGAGGAATCAACTCTATTTCAGCCAATAGTTCTCCCCTTATCGTATTGGATGGTATTATTTATGCAGGAGGGAATTTGGCCGACATCAACCCCAACGACATCGAGACCATCGACATTTTGAAAGATGCCAGTTCGACGGCCATTTATGGCTCTTTGGCAACCAACGGTGTCATTGAAATTACCACCAAAAAAGGAAAATCAGGAAAACCTAAATTTACGTTCACCACCTATTTGGGGGCTTCAGATTATGCTTTTTTACCAAATTACCGCACCCCCGAGCAGTACTTGGCGGCGCGCAAAGATGCAGAAGTAGCCGAGGGAGGAAGTGTCCCATTTTCGGTGATTGAGCAAGCAAATATTGCCGCTGGAAAAACCATTAACCCCTTCCAAGAAATCAAACAAAGTGCTCCGATGTCGAATTATGAGCTCAACGTTTCAGGGAAAATGGATAGATTAAGTTACTTTTTTTCAGGGGCTTACACCGACTCTAAATCGCCCGTCAGAGGCGACAATTTCAATCGTTTGTCGAGCCGATTAAACTTGGGCGTACAAGCCACCGATTGGCTCAAATTGGGTATCAATTCTGGGTATTCGTCCAGAGACAATTCAGGAGTAAGGGCCAATCTTTTGGCAACATCTTACCTAAGCCCCTACGCAAGTTTATATTTAGAGGATGGCGTCTCTCCTACCCCTCTTCCCCAAAACTGGGGCTTAGTAACCAACCCCTTATTGGGAACACTTTTAAACACCAACAAATCCATCACCAATATTCTCTTTGCCAATGCCTACGCCGATGTGACCTTGCTGGAAGGTTTAACCTATAAACTCAACGGCGGCTATACCCGAACCGACTCCAAAACATTCGCTTACAGCCCTACCTATGCCCCTATCAATCGTCTGGGTTCTGGCTCTAAAAGGCACGGGGAAACCCAAAACTTTACGTTGGAAAATATAATGAAATACCAGCGAAGATTTGCCCAAGAACACAGCCTTGATTTGACCGTTCTTTACGGCATTTATCAGTTGTCAAACCAGTTTTCATTCCTGTCAAGCCAAAACATTTTCAACGATGCGTTAGGCTACAATTCATTGGAAATTGGCGAAGGCTACAGCATTGACGTAGGCGCCACTCAAAACCGTCAAATCTCTTCCATGGCGCGCTTGGGCTATTCGTTGAAAAGTAAATACTTCTTTACTTTGAGTGTACGCAGAGATGGATTTTCGGCCTTTGGAGAGGGTCGTAAATTCGGAACTTTTCCCTCGGTTGCTTTCAGTTGGAACGTAAGTGATGAAGGTTTTATGAAAGACGTCAAAAAAATTGACTTCTTAAAACTGCGGGCATCGTGGGGACGCAACGGAAACCGAGGCGTGAGCGAGTACTCGTCTTTGAGCCAAGTTGGTCAGCGGAATTATGTTTTTGGAGATGGACAACCTGTATCAATCGGCCTCATCCCTACCACGCTCGCCAATCCTAATTTGGGTTGGGAAACGACCGAAAGTTTCAACATTGGCACCGACGTTCAGGCATTTTCCAGTCGAATTTCGGCCTCCCTCAATTTTTACGTTTCCAACACGTTTGACCTGCTCCTCAACCAGACCATCCCGAACACCAACGGTTTTGAGGTTTTCTTGAGAAATATTGGAAAAACCAGAAACAAAGGCTTTGAGTTAGACCTCAAAACCAAAAATATTGAAAGAGGAGACTGGGGATGGAATACCAACCTCGCTTTTTCGCTCAATAGAAACAAAATCGTTCAGCTCACGGGCAGAGACATCAACAACGATGGCATAGAAGACGATGACATTGCCAGTGGATGGTTTATCGGGCAGCCGCTGGGCAGTAACTTTGACTATGTATTTGATGGTATTTTTCAGGAAGGAGACGATTTGTCGTTAATACCAGGCTCTAAGCCAGGAGACATAAAATTTAAGGACATCAGCGGCCCCAATGGAGTACCAGATGGCAAAATCACGCCCTTAGACCGCGCAGTATTGCACAGCAACCAACCTAATTTTAATGTAGGAATCACCAATATCGTCAACTTCAAAAGGTTTAGTTTGTCCTCTACGTTCAATATCAGAGAGGGTGGTTACAGTTCTAACTCGCTCATCAACCCTGGCTCTAATTTCTTCGACCAAGCCAATTTCCTCAATACGCCTTATTGGACGCCCTCAAACCCTATCAATACCCACCCCCGAATCAACTATCGTAATCCGCTCGGGTATGGTTTTTACGAAAGTCGAAGCTTCGCAAGGCTGCAAGACGTATCGTTGTCCTATAATTTTTCGGAGGCGTTGATCAAGAAGTTGAAAATAGCCAACCTTCAAGTGTATGTAAGTGGCAAAAACTTATTTACGTGGACCAAATGGAACGGATGGGATCCCGAGTTTGGGGGCGGCGGCCGTGACCCAGGCACAAACGGGCCATTGCTTAAAACATTTATTGGCGGGATTAACGTGTCATTCTAA
- a CDS encoding exo-beta-N-acetylmuramidase NamZ domain-containing protein, translating into MLRFTSVLFFILLIISNNKGVAQSKSSNPKRGIITGADQTEKYVPYLKGKRIALVANQSSIIGKKSSVDSLLSLGVKIVKVFGPEHGFRGNASNGAVVSDEKDAKTGLPIISLYGKNQKPTKEQLADIDLMVFDIQDVGCRYYTNINTLEYVMEACAENNKELLILDRPNPNAYVVDGPVMTEDKYKSAIGIHYTPMTHGMTIGEFAHYLNGEGYLKEPCKIKVIKVANYDHTTPYDLPINPSPNLNTQQAVVLFPSLCMFEGTAINEGRGTYMPFTILGAPALKGKYSFSYKPVSIPGMSERPNQKDSVCYGLDLRGYDISPLRKSRQINLSWVIELYNAYPDKANFFQQERANGVSPFDLRIGTDQLRKQIIAGMSEADIRKSWEPGLQKFKAIRAKYLLYPD; encoded by the coding sequence ATGTTACGATTTACTTCTGTCCTTTTTTTTATCCTACTGATAATCAGCAATAATAAAGGCGTCGCACAAAGTAAATCATCAAATCCAAAACGGGGAATTATTACGGGTGCCGACCAGACTGAAAAATATGTACCTTATCTAAAAGGAAAACGAATTGCACTGGTTGCCAATCAGAGTTCTATTATTGGCAAAAAAAGCAGTGTGGACAGTTTACTGAGTCTCGGCGTTAAGATTGTAAAAGTGTTTGGCCCTGAGCACGGCTTTAGAGGCAACGCCAGCAATGGAGCGGTAGTAAGCGACGAAAAAGATGCGAAAACGGGACTTCCGATTATCTCTTTATACGGTAAAAATCAGAAACCCACCAAAGAACAATTGGCAGATATCGACTTAATGGTCTTTGATATTCAGGATGTGGGCTGCCGCTATTATACCAACATCAATACGCTTGAGTATGTGATGGAAGCTTGTGCCGAAAACAATAAAGAACTCTTGATTCTTGACAGGCCAAACCCAAACGCTTACGTCGTGGATGGCCCCGTCATGACGGAAGATAAATATAAATCGGCCATTGGGATACATTACACCCCTATGACCCATGGCATGACCATCGGGGAATTTGCACACTATCTCAACGGTGAAGGTTATCTGAAAGAACCATGCAAAATTAAGGTTATCAAAGTGGCCAATTACGACCATACCACTCCTTATGACCTGCCTATCAATCCCTCTCCCAACTTAAATACGCAGCAAGCGGTGGTGCTTTTCCCGAGTTTATGTATGTTTGAAGGGACAGCAATCAACGAAGGCCGAGGGACTTACATGCCCTTTACCATTTTGGGAGCGCCCGCATTGAAAGGCAAGTATTCGTTTTCGTACAAACCAGTAAGCATTCCTGGAATGAGCGAACGCCCCAATCAAAAAGATTCTGTTTGTTATGGACTCGACCTTCGTGGCTATGACATAAGCCCTTTGCGCAAAAGTCGTCAGATTAATTTATCGTGGGTCATTGAACTCTACAATGCCTATCCTGACAAAGCCAATTTCTTCCAGCAAGAAAGAGCCAACGGTGTATCTCCCTTTGATTTGCGTATCGGGACAGATCAACTTAGAAAGCAAATCATAGCGGGAATGTCGGAAGCCGACATCAGAAAAAGCTGGGAACCTGGATTGCAAAAATTCAAGGCGATTCGGGCAAAATATCTTTTATATCCAGATTAA
- a CDS encoding putative toxin-antitoxin system toxin component, PIN family, producing MIRIVFDKYVSLKERQEFYVHYLETVEMIDIEEVITDCRDSKDNKFLETAVSGKAQIIVSGDDDLLVLNPYRNIEILTPRQFLEWQPKS from the coding sequence GTGATTAGGATTGTGTTTGACAAATATGTCAGTTTGAAAGAGCGGCAAGAGTTTTATGTCCACTATTTAGAAACCGTGGAAATGATAGATATTGAGGAAGTCATTACCGACTGCCGCGATTCAAAAGATAACAAATTTTTAGAGACAGCTGTATCAGGGAAAGCCCAAATCATTGTGTCAGGCGATGACGATTTATTGGTACTAAACCCTTATCGAAATATTGAAATCCTGACCCCTCGTCAATTCTTAGAATGGCAGCCTAAATCGTAA
- a CDS encoding FecR family protein, which translates to MNYDQFKRNDFLHDDSFVRWVLFREEDAFWQQFLQQHPTKANEVAQAKQLILAVQKAEEATAHSLDQKSIWNNISALISEEDIVEKQVSFLPQFWQTRAFKWAASLVLVAGAAWLWTMKQPDHQVNYQDLIAVVEAKSPRQEIINNGPTTQKVQLEDGTLVHLEKGSRLSFPVHFEAKKREVVLSGEAFFEVAENPAKPFYVYSNELITRVLGTSFRIAALENSKQVTVKVQTGRVSVFKQNRIDIADPETKGLLLLPNQQAVFNRTNELLNRSLVEVPIPIVTQKTLVKRQFDEVKVAEVFKELEKLFGVEIRYNEDTLSDCILTTTISDDSLYDQLEVICQTIGAAYKEIDAQIIIESKGCH; encoded by the coding sequence ATGAACTATGACCAATTTAAACGCAACGACTTTTTACACGACGACTCGTTTGTCCGATGGGTATTGTTTCGGGAAGAAGACGCTTTTTGGCAACAGTTTCTGCAACAACATCCTACCAAAGCCAACGAAGTTGCCCAAGCAAAACAATTGATTTTGGCTGTACAAAAGGCGGAAGAAGCCACAGCCCATTCGCTTGACCAAAAATCCATTTGGAACAATATCTCTGCCCTCATTTCTGAGGAAGATATTGTGGAAAAACAGGTCAGTTTCTTACCTCAATTTTGGCAAACAAGGGCTTTCAAGTGGGCAGCAAGCTTGGTCTTGGTGGCAGGTGCGGCTTGGCTTTGGACCATGAAACAACCCGATCATCAAGTCAATTACCAAGATTTGATTGCAGTGGTTGAAGCAAAAAGCCCGCGTCAGGAAATAATCAACAACGGCCCTACCACCCAAAAAGTACAGCTTGAAGATGGCACGTTAGTGCACCTGGAGAAAGGGAGCCGTTTGAGTTTTCCAGTACATTTTGAAGCCAAAAAACGCGAAGTTGTGCTGAGTGGGGAAGCTTTTTTTGAAGTAGCCGAAAATCCCGCCAAGCCTTTTTATGTCTATTCTAATGAATTGATTACCAGAGTACTGGGAACGAGTTTCCGTATCGCGGCCTTAGAAAATAGCAAACAAGTAACGGTGAAAGTCCAGACGGGGAGAGTATCGGTATTTAAACAAAACCGCATCGACATCGCCGATCCCGAAACCAAAGGATTGCTTTTATTACCCAACCAACAAGCCGTTTTTAACCGAACCAACGAGCTGTTGAACCGCAGCTTGGTAGAAGTACCAATCCCTATCGTGACCCAAAAAACGCTGGTTAAAAGGCAGTTTGACGAAGTGAAAGTAGCCGAAGTATTCAAAGAGTTGGAGAAATTGTTTGGCGTCGAAATCCGCTACAACGAAGACACGCTTTCCGACTGTATCCTCACCACCACCATCAGCGATGATTCGCTGTACGACCAACTTGAAGTGATTTGCCAAACCATCGGCGCGGCTTACAAAGAGATTGATGCCCAGATAATTATCGAGTCAAAGGGATGTCATTAA
- a CDS encoding alginate lyase family protein has protein sequence MKLRSNLLLSLLFFLSLNLFAQKPWQKMVTVEDVCESYPKEMQRLLSRLDLETKGLAQTREAYQKGDLVNACKVLLAYYKNNGKVAFLRKTQPAKGTKTVASADTILKDVFVVQNVKGKVTYGADGHRDWYYKGPNNDREWAWLSNRHSQVLEVFEAYFDTGNPKYAQYIDGFLRDFIIKSWPYPAAKGSESIWRGLEVAARAKAWSKVFYGLINSEYLSPATQLLMLSSLPDHAHYNRSFHGGNNWLTMEISALATVATNFSEFKSSNEWLDYSIATMAESMKGQVYPDGIQTELTSHYHNVALDNFVLFKEICDRANKPLPDFFNQTIENMYGYIAHAIRPDGFRILNNDGDRGSDRAIVLEAAQKFNKSDWAYIASNGKTGSKPVDGPSYFFPWAGQLISRSGYDAQAHWSFFDIGPWGSGHQHNDKLHLSVSAYGRDLLVDAGRFAYTGETADKFRPYAKGSEGHNLLLIDGHGQKSGPTHAKSPLGDSYFKLHKDFDYAANSMSDFIDLEGKAEHRRALFYVRGAFWVVVDQIKTDKPRQIEALWHWHPSCTVVKDNSTVKTQNHSGNLAIVPVSSQKFDITFIKGQEKPTIQGWYSREYNLYEPNTMSKFSTHIQSNDTLVWLLLPSEKETPMVNAKILTQNETEMSLEVKMKGKTWQLTIPYADSGDARLK, from the coding sequence ATGAAACTTAGAAGTAACCTGCTCCTTTCTCTTTTATTTTTTCTATCCCTGAACCTTTTCGCCCAAAAACCTTGGCAAAAAATGGTGACGGTGGAGGATGTCTGCGAAAGTTATCCCAAAGAAATGCAACGGCTTTTGAGTCGGCTTGATTTGGAAACCAAAGGCTTGGCACAAACGCGTGAAGCCTATCAAAAGGGGGACTTGGTGAATGCCTGCAAAGTCTTGTTGGCCTATTATAAGAATAATGGAAAAGTAGCCTTCCTGCGCAAAACTCAACCCGCCAAAGGTACAAAAACCGTCGCCAGTGCCGACACGATTTTGAAGGATGTGTTTGTGGTGCAAAATGTGAAGGGAAAAGTGACGTATGGTGCCGATGGTCACCGCGATTGGTACTACAAGGGTCCCAACAACGACCGTGAATGGGCTTGGCTTTCCAATCGTCATAGTCAAGTGTTGGAGGTGTTTGAGGCGTATTTTGACACAGGAAACCCGAAATATGCCCAGTACATTGATGGTTTTTTGCGGGATTTTATCATTAAAAGTTGGCCTTATCCTGCTGCCAAAGGAAGCGAGTCCATTTGGCGCGGTCTGGAAGTGGCGGCGAGGGCAAAGGCTTGGTCGAAGGTTTTTTATGGTCTCATCAACAGCGAATATCTATCGCCAGCTACTCAATTGCTGATGCTGAGCAGCCTGCCCGACCACGCTCATTACAATCGGAGTTTTCACGGAGGGAACAATTGGCTTACGATGGAAATCTCGGCTTTGGCAACGGTGGCGACCAATTTTTCTGAGTTTAAATCGTCGAATGAATGGCTTGACTACTCCATTGCTACCATGGCCGAAAGCATGAAAGGACAGGTTTATCCAGATGGAATTCAGACCGAACTAACCTCTCATTATCATAATGTTGCGTTGGATAATTTTGTGCTTTTCAAAGAGATTTGTGACCGTGCTAACAAGCCTTTACCCGATTTTTTCAACCAAACCATCGAAAACATGTATGGCTACATTGCCCACGCCATACGTCCTGATGGTTTTCGGATTTTAAATAACGACGGCGACCGAGGAAGTGACCGAGCAATCGTGCTGGAAGCTGCCCAAAAGTTCAATAAAAGTGATTGGGCGTACATTGCCTCCAACGGAAAAACGGGTTCAAAACCTGTGGACGGGCCTTCTTATTTTTTTCCTTGGGCGGGGCAGCTCATTTCAAGAAGTGGCTATGATGCCCAGGCGCATTGGTCATTTTTTGACATTGGCCCTTGGGGAAGTGGTCACCAGCACAACGACAAACTTCATCTGTCAGTCTCGGCTTATGGCCGCGATTTATTGGTGGATGCGGGACGCTTTGCCTACACGGGTGAAACGGCGGACAAATTTCGTCCCTACGCCAAAGGTAGCGAAGGACATAATCTTTTGTTGATAGACGGACACGGCCAAAAATCAGGCCCGACGCACGCCAAAAGCCCGCTAGGGGATTCGTATTTTAAGCTGCACAAAGACTTTGATTACGCAGCCAATTCCATGAGTGATTTTATAGATTTGGAAGGCAAGGCCGAGCACAGAAGGGCGCTTTTTTACGTGAGAGGGGCGTTTTGGGTGGTGGTTGATCAAATCAAAACCGATAAGCCAAGGCAAATTGAGGCGCTTTGGCATTGGCATCCGTCGTGTACTGTTGTGAAGGACAATTCAACGGTAAAAACACAAAATCATTCTGGGAACTTGGCCATTGTTCCAGTTAGTTCACAGAAGTTTGACATTACCTTTATTAAAGGACAGGAAAAACCGACGATTCAGGGATGGTACAGTCGGGAGTATAATTTGTACGAACCAAACACCATGAGTAAGTTCAGTACCCACATTCAAAGCAATGATACGCTGGTTTGGCTATTACTTCCCTCAGAAAAAGAAACGCCCATGGTCAATGCCAAGATTTTAACCCAAAACGAAACTGAAATGAGCCTTGAAGTGAAAATGAAGGGGAAAACATGGCAACTAACCATTCCCTACGCGGATAGCGGTGATGCAAGGCTCAAATGA
- a CDS encoding RagB/SusD family nutrient uptake outer membrane protein, whose amino-acid sequence MKKNIYIAVFSFLLLASCQNSLDLYPLAEPSAEKWYSNETEIQLALNDLYRIEFWQWDEDGTSVNYLSDDGFYRQTLTPIKAGTVTSQWAFSTALWRNSYKAIARANRAIVALNSAETKAKVSQAKLDVYLAEARLHRAGQYAKLVNKFGDVVYSDNVVSIEEAYTKGRTDKKTVMTKIYEDFDFAIANLPTSYAASAVKRATKGVALALKARFALYEKDYKTASDAAKACIDLNQYVLHSDYANLFLQSTKNSKEIIFSIPRSLELKVTTGPTSDIISRTSGGFAAANPTWDLFCSYLCTDGKTIDKSPLYDPKNPFKNRDPRCTATIVEFGQPHLGFIYDPHPNTLQVTRISTNTKVTNNDNRANAQFASFNGLVWKKGVDDSWLLNGRLIDPEQIIVRYADVLLMYAEAKIEQNQIDKSVLDAINSVRARAYKVALTATASYPAITTTNQAELRRELRMERRMELAFEGLRYMDIIRWGIAGKVLNRPIYGMLDPVDLRAKVVDKNLWFFPGTPKIDEDGTPDFSEMAKTGLIKNLVPTTWNDRQYLWPIPTAEIQINPNMKQNEGY is encoded by the coding sequence ATGAAAAAGAACATATACATCGCAGTCTTTAGCTTCCTATTGTTAGCTTCCTGCCAAAACTCCCTCGACCTTTATCCCTTGGCTGAACCCTCCGCCGAAAAGTGGTACTCTAACGAAACCGAGATCCAACTAGCCCTCAATGACCTCTACCGCATTGAATTTTGGCAGTGGGATGAAGATGGTACAAGCGTTAATTATCTTTCAGACGATGGTTTTTATCGGCAAACCCTTACACCTATTAAAGCTGGAACCGTGACGAGCCAATGGGCGTTTTCGACCGCACTTTGGCGCAATTCTTACAAGGCTATAGCTCGGGCAAACAGAGCAATTGTAGCCCTAAATAGCGCCGAAACCAAAGCCAAGGTAAGTCAGGCAAAATTAGATGTTTATTTGGCAGAAGCGCGGCTTCATCGGGCAGGGCAGTATGCTAAGTTGGTCAATAAGTTTGGTGATGTGGTTTACAGCGACAACGTTGTCAGTATTGAAGAGGCTTATACCAAAGGCCGTACCGACAAAAAAACGGTGATGACCAAAATCTACGAAGACTTTGATTTTGCCATTGCCAATTTGCCCACGAGTTATGCCGCTTCGGCAGTAAAGCGAGCTACAAAAGGCGTTGCATTGGCTTTGAAAGCGCGTTTTGCCCTTTACGAAAAAGACTACAAAACGGCCAGCGACGCCGCCAAAGCGTGCATCGATTTGAACCAATACGTGTTACATTCGGACTATGCCAATTTGTTTTTGCAGAGTACCAAAAACTCCAAAGAAATCATTTTCTCCATTCCCCGTTCATTGGAACTGAAAGTAACTACAGGGCCAACTTCCGATATTATCAGTCGTACTTCGGGGGGCTTTGCGGCGGCTAACCCAACCTGGGATTTGTTTTGTTCGTACCTCTGTACAGACGGTAAAACCATTGACAAATCGCCACTTTACGACCCCAAAAACCCATTCAAAAACCGTGACCCTCGCTGTACGGCCACCATCGTAGAGTTTGGCCAACCCCACTTAGGATTTATTTATGATCCCCACCCAAATACCCTTCAAGTGACACGTATCAGCACCAACACCAAGGTAACCAACAACGATAACCGTGCTAATGCGCAATTTGCGTCATTCAATGGCTTGGTTTGGAAAAAAGGCGTTGACGATTCGTGGTTGCTCAATGGCCGATTGATTGATCCTGAGCAGATTATCGTCCGCTATGCCGACGTGCTGTTGATGTACGCTGAAGCCAAAATTGAACAAAATCAAATTGACAAATCGGTCTTGGACGCCATCAATTCTGTACGGGCAAGGGCCTATAAAGTAGCACTTACCGCTACGGCCTCCTACCCTGCTATCACTACCACCAATCAAGCCGAATTGCGCCGCGAACTGCGCATGGAACGCCGCATGGAGTTGGCTTTTGAAGGTTTACGCTACATGGATATTATTCGCTGGGGGATTGCGGGAAAAGTGCTTAACAGACCCATTTACGGTATGCTCGACCCTGTTGACTTGCGCGCCAAAGTCGTTGACAAAAATCTATGGTTTTTCCCTGGAACTCCCAAAATCGACGAAGATGGCACGCCCGATTTTAGCGAAATGGCAAAAACAGGGCTGATCAAAAACTTGGTTCCTACGACATGGAACGACCGCCAGTATTTGTGGCCCATCCCCACTGCCGAAATCCAAATCAACCCTAACATGAAACAAAACGAGGGGTATTAG